Proteins encoded within one genomic window of uncultured Flavobacterium sp.:
- a CDS encoding SDR family oxidoreductase codes for MKSALITGANRGIGFETAKQLAALGYFVYIGSREKTKGLEAVAELKSLGFSNVDCIELDVTNIASIKAARQTIESKTPQLDVLINNAGISGGFPQPALTVPLETVKTVFETNLFAPIQMIQEFIDLLKKSNEPRIVNVTTELSSITKHQDPTWEYYTYNPSAYGASKSALNAYTVMLAKELKDTNFKVNCVCPGFTKTAFNNYMGVKPIEQGASAIVKYAILNSDGATGKFFNEEGEMPW; via the coding sequence ATGAAATCAGCACTTATAACAGGAGCAAACAGAGGAATTGGTTTTGAAACCGCAAAACAATTAGCAGCACTCGGATATTTTGTTTACATAGGCAGTCGGGAAAAAACAAAAGGACTTGAAGCGGTTGCAGAACTTAAGTCATTAGGTTTTTCAAATGTAGATTGCATTGAATTAGATGTAACAAACATTGCATCTATCAAAGCAGCACGGCAAACCATAGAAAGCAAAACACCACAGTTAGATGTTTTAATAAACAATGCTGGTATTAGCGGTGGCTTTCCACAACCAGCTCTTACAGTTCCTTTAGAGACGGTAAAAACAGTTTTTGAAACTAATTTATTTGCTCCAATTCAGATGATACAAGAATTTATTGATTTACTGAAAAAATCAAACGAACCGCGAATTGTAAATGTAACTACTGAACTTTCTTCTATTACCAAACATCAAGACCCTACTTGGGAATATTACACCTATAATCCTTCGGCTTACGGAGCTTCAAAGTCAGCCTTAAATGCTTACACAGTTATGTTGGCTAAAGAACTTAAAGACACAAATTTTAAAGTGAATTGTGTTTGTCCTGGCTTTACAAAAACAGCCTTCAATAATTACATGGGAGTAAAACCAATCGAACAAGGGGCAAGTGCTATTGTAAAATATGCAATCCTTAACTCAGATGGTGCAACAGGAAAATTCTTCAATGAAGAGGGCGAAATGCCTTGGTAA
- a CDS encoding PDDEXK nuclease domain-containing protein — MLQNQSIIPDIKAIIANSKERAIRAVDNERTIMYWTIGKRIFEEEQQGKERADYGTYLIKYLAEQLQPEYGSGFSYRQLNWYRQFYRTFPIVSTLWTQLSWSQYKLLLATENQDKREFYIAETVKNNWTVRQLERQINSSLYERLLASSDKESVLAVAKNEKIPSDAREIIKDPMYLEFLGLKREAAYYEKDLEQAIITHLQEFLLEIGNGFSFVARQKRIHIDGDEFFVDLVFYNRLLQCFVLIEIKTHKLTHQDIGQLQMYVNYYDRIEKNENENPTIGILLCANKNDGVVKFTLPENNKNIIASQYRLYLPTEQQLLEEINKELANFEEDKKDG, encoded by the coding sequence ATGCTTCAAAACCAATCCATAATTCCTGATATAAAGGCAATAATTGCGAATTCAAAAGAGCGTGCAATTAGAGCTGTTGATAATGAAAGAACTATAATGTATTGGACTATCGGGAAACGCATTTTTGAGGAAGAACAACAGGGAAAAGAAAGAGCTGATTACGGAACTTATCTAATTAAATATCTTGCAGAACAATTACAACCTGAGTATGGAAGTGGATTCTCATACCGTCAATTAAATTGGTATCGTCAATTTTATAGAACTTTTCCAATTGTGTCTACACTGTGGACACAATTGAGCTGGAGCCAATATAAACTATTATTAGCAACTGAAAATCAAGATAAAAGAGAGTTTTATATTGCTGAAACAGTAAAAAACAACTGGACTGTTCGCCAATTGGAACGTCAAATAAACAGCAGCTTATACGAACGTCTTTTAGCAAGTAGTGATAAGGAAAGTGTATTAGCAGTTGCTAAAAATGAGAAAATACCATCAGATGCACGAGAGATTATAAAAGACCCAATGTATTTGGAATTCTTAGGATTAAAGCGCGAAGCTGCATATTATGAAAAAGACCTCGAACAAGCCATTATAACACATCTCCAAGAATTTTTATTAGAAATAGGAAATGGCTTTTCTTTTGTTGCAAGACAAAAAAGAATTCATATTGATGGAGATGAGTTTTTTGTAGATCTAGTTTTTTATAATAGATTACTTCAATGCTTTGTTTTAATAGAAATCAAGACACATAAGCTTACTCACCAAGATATTGGCCAGTTACAGATGTATGTTAACTACTATGACCGCATTGAGAAAAATGAAAATGAAAATCCTACAATTGGCATATTACTATGTGCTAATAAAAATGATGGTGTAGTTAAATTCACATTACCGGAAAACAACAAAAATATTATTGCAAGTCAATATCGTTTATATCTTCCAACTGAGCAGCAATTATTAGAAGAAATCAACAAAGAATTAGCAAATTTTGAAGAGGACAAAAAAGATGGTTAA
- a CDS encoding alpha/beta fold hydrolase, whose amino-acid sequence MKKIIALILILCLPSYLFPQKKAYKLEKATSFFPDEPTLNKENNIEWGYLIVPENWDKPEGKTIKIAFAVLKNTSKNQISNPVVYLEGGPGAGEVGSIWRWLDHPLRKNNDLILMDVRGTGYSSPKFCPDLGSKFLEILAKNQNSTQDEQQKTIAAITCKQDLINRGIDLNSYNSQSIAKDLNALKEVLKYDKWNVYGVSYGTYTAQVYANEFPQDIKSLILDSSISDISEYYDSNTANYVSSLNKVFEACKNDPKCNKQYPNLEKTYYETIEKLTKNPITVDVDKKIIAGGKFTYNAEDFKIAIQQSLYYKRLIEVLPLLITQFNKGNKNTLSSLVASFSGALGLDYGQYYCVSCNEVLPNNSISEFNKNASGFSKLKGGLSFYKSDFSVCDKWNLGNSNLLKKINNLSNLSTITAPVLVFSGTFDPITPASNGKTTADRFKNSFLVTAPTGGHGPGFSNIGTRIVNEFISNPTRRPDVSEFKLNSKVNFATDVIISGGVSNFANSLNEFDLLFFAPFFIAIIIMLVSIFTSICLLIRNRRDIAKNKIMKALIILTSLLGLITIIGFVLAINNTSENNFYVLAFGIPNQFEYLFTLQWAFIACFIISILYFIFAIKSIPNTSVMITILFSLCLIGIYFQYWGFLF is encoded by the coding sequence ATGAAAAAAATAATAGCACTAATTTTAATACTATGTCTGCCAAGTTATTTGTTTCCTCAAAAAAAGGCTTATAAATTAGAAAAAGCAACAAGTTTCTTTCCTGACGAGCCAACTCTTAATAAAGAAAATAATATAGAATGGGGGTATTTAATTGTTCCCGAAAATTGGGATAAACCAGAAGGCAAAACTATTAAAATAGCATTTGCTGTTCTTAAAAACACTTCTAAAAATCAAATTTCAAATCCTGTTGTATATCTGGAAGGAGGTCCTGGTGCAGGAGAAGTTGGCAGTATATGGAGATGGTTAGATCATCCGTTAAGAAAAAACAATGATCTTATTTTAATGGATGTCAGAGGTACGGGTTATTCATCACCTAAATTTTGCCCGGATCTGGGAAGCAAATTTTTAGAAATACTCGCAAAAAATCAGAATAGTACACAAGATGAACAGCAAAAAACTATTGCCGCAATTACGTGTAAGCAGGACTTAATAAATAGAGGTATTGACTTAAACTCCTATAACAGCCAATCTATAGCTAAAGATTTAAATGCTTTGAAAGAAGTATTAAAATATGATAAATGGAATGTTTATGGTGTTTCTTACGGAACTTATACTGCTCAGGTATATGCTAATGAGTTTCCTCAGGATATTAAGTCGCTAATTTTGGATTCATCAATTTCAGATATATCGGAGTATTATGATTCTAATACAGCAAATTATGTAAGCAGTCTGAATAAAGTTTTTGAGGCATGTAAAAACGATCCTAAGTGTAATAAGCAATATCCAAACTTAGAAAAGACTTATTATGAAACTATAGAAAAGCTGACTAAAAATCCCATAACAGTTGATGTTGATAAAAAAATCATTGCCGGTGGGAAATTCACCTATAATGCCGAAGATTTTAAAATTGCTATCCAACAGTCGCTATATTATAAGAGATTAATTGAAGTATTACCATTATTAATAACCCAGTTTAATAAAGGAAATAAAAACACTCTGAGCTCACTTGTAGCTTCTTTTTCAGGAGCATTGGGTTTAGATTACGGACAATATTATTGCGTGAGTTGCAACGAAGTTCTTCCAAACAATTCTATTTCAGAGTTCAATAAAAATGCGAGCGGTTTCAGTAAATTAAAAGGTGGATTGTCTTTTTATAAATCTGATTTCTCAGTATGTGATAAATGGAATTTAGGTAACAGCAATTTATTAAAAAAGATAAATAACTTATCAAATTTATCGACCATAACTGCGCCAGTATTGGTTTTTTCAGGAACATTTGATCCAATTACTCCTGCTTCCAACGGAAAAACAACCGCTGATAGATTTAAAAACAGTTTTTTAGTTACCGCTCCAACAGGAGGTCACGGTCCTGGTTTTTCAAATATTGGAACTAGAATTGTGAATGAATTTATATCTAATCCAACACGTCGTCCTGATGTGAGTGAATTTAAACTTAACAGTAAAGTTAATTTTGCGACTGATGTAATCATAAGCGGAGGAGTTTCTAATTTTGCCAATAGTCTAAACGAATTCGATCTGCTATTTTTTGCTCCATTTTTTATAGCTATTATTATTATGTTAGTTTCAATTTTTACTTCTATTTGTTTACTTATTAGAAATAGGAGAGATATTGCAAAGAATAAAATCATGAAAGCTTTAATTATACTAACTTCTTTACTGGGGTTAATAACTATTATTGGGTTTGTTTTGGCAATAAATAATACATCTGAGAATAATTTTTATGTACTTGCTTTTGGTATTCCTAATCAATTTGAATATTTGTTTACGTTACAATGGGCGTTTATTGCATGTTTTATAATTTCGATACTCTATTTTATTTTTGCAATTAAGTCTATTCCCAATACAAGCGTTATGATAACAATCTTATTTTCGTTGTGTCTTATTGGGATCTATTTTCAGTATTGGGGTTTTTTGTTTTAG
- a CDS encoding 4'-phosphopantetheinyl transferase superfamily protein, translated as MIYIYYTYQSEENHESLLKNVLPNFPYDFQEKIMRYKRWQDAQLSLLGRTLLYKGAEEIYGYNLNEKEIKYTKYNKPYFEDNLIWFNISHSDEIVVCALSNQYEIGIDIEIIADFELDSFRFQMTESERYNIEQSHSLKDAFFEYWTQKEAVIKAHGHGLTVPLKSFEIFDHKTEINNEKFYLKEIKIDKKYKCHISLKTSIGEIYLKEEIIKNLIF; from the coding sequence TTGATTTACATCTATTATACTTATCAGTCTGAAGAAAATCATGAAAGTCTGCTGAAAAATGTTCTGCCCAATTTTCCGTACGATTTTCAGGAGAAGATTATGCGATATAAAAGATGGCAAGATGCACAATTATCACTTTTAGGAAGGACATTATTATATAAGGGAGCCGAAGAAATTTATGGATACAATCTTAACGAAAAAGAGATAAAATATACAAAATATAATAAGCCCTATTTTGAAGATAATTTAATCTGGTTTAACATCTCACATTCAGATGAGATTGTTGTTTGTGCATTAAGCAATCAATATGAAATTGGGATTGATATTGAAATAATAGCAGATTTTGAATTGGATAGTTTTAGATTTCAGATGACCGAAAGTGAAAGGTATAATATTGAGCAGTCACACAGTCTAAAAGATGCTTTTTTTGAGTATTGGACGCAAAAAGAAGCGGTTATAAAAGCGCATGGTCACGGATTAACAGTTCCTCTAAAATCATTTGAAATTTTTGATCATAAGACTGAAATAAACAATGAAAAGTTCTATTTGAAAGAAATAAAAATAGATAAAAAATATAAATGTCATATTTCACTAAAAACAAGCATTGGTGAAATTTATCTAAAAGAAGAAATTATCAAAAACCTAATATTTTAA
- a CDS encoding amino acid adenylation domain-containing protein, whose product MKLTLPQQDVYFEQLLLPNEPIYNIGAKIEIKGAVNFDIFNKAYIALINQHDVYRVILEKVQEDVTTKVLQEHNSQLGFVDFSQSENPLEEAVNYMQKEFLKPFDLFNGNLLHVFTLVKVEEDFYYLFSVYHHIITDGWGTSLMFQRLVQNYNEIFKSGSITSDYPFTYKDFMIDDLVYQKSDTYVHDKLYWYNRFNNLPENLFEKINDTAQINKSNRKELIVKRAVYNQLNKLSSSYKCSTFNVILAALYIYFGRKHQNNDFAIGLPVLNRSKSIYKKTVGLFMGISPLRIPMNFEATFEDLIVEIKNQLRKDYRHQRFPLGKLIQELKIFNEKERLFNITLSYEKQNFSDDFHNTETRVIPLTHESERVALAIYIREFDESEDVKIDFDYNLNYFDDTTITAVVSHFENLINAILANPDNKLKEFDYLTVKEKQQLSIGFNDTKTDYPKNKTTIDLFIENVLQTPDKIAIKDDFKSYSYYELNNLSNQIAEYINTTSLEQDKSPIAVLLGRSANLVAVLLGILKSGRAYIPLDPNFPTERLGYIVENSQSKVLICEKEYRLDVAEAVKIITLEKILENIDSCKGILTTALSPKDTAYIIYTSGSTGNPKGVEIGHESLLNFLISIRQKPGVSATDTLFSVTTYSFDISILEFFVPLISGAVLYIANQEVLADPYLIIKKIEEIQPTILQATPSFYQLLYNADWQGSKRLKLLCGGDLLSKALAEKLINTNAEVWNMYGPTETTIWSSIKKIEHPEDASNIGKPINNTQFYILDEFLSLKPIGTAGAIYIAGDGLAKGYYKNETLTKEKFIQNPFDTASLCYETGDVGKWNKNGEIEFLGRNDNQVKIRGYRIELGDIESQLNKIEEVKASVVIAKKGNQQESFLVAYLLKGEEEIDLERIFGILKTNLPYYMIPNAIIPLEEFPLTPNQKVDRKALSQRDIQQNFKLNDFKAPNSDLEKKLSEYWKEVLNTDQPISVNDNFFVLGGHSLNAIKLIGIIINQLSYDISLKAIFDYPTIESLAAYLQELKPNTKITIPLSEPKGFYRLTSPQYNIWLASQFHNASVAYNMTAAYSIEGNIDLDKIRNGINRIIKKHEILRTNFIEIDGVPYQKTNPWEEYKFSISVHELKKEKIEETINQLSNSPFDLETDLLVRVQILQAEKGQFIMLFSTHHIIMDGLSLEIFIKEFIENYNSDALDISEKNPLKIQFKDYSEWFNKIAEDNALKNELFWKNYLQNYRPKDTFDKDFDGRYDQQKAGKYGFEITPNITLGLKKIAHEQQVTFYTLLVAAVNILIYKFSDQNDICIGTVNSGRNITELNNQIGMFVKTLVLRTQIKAEQTFADLLKSTQNNLLEINDYQDVPFNKFSQSIFDVMFVYQSPEFSFENIEELKGLKLNSYPVNNTHSRMPLVFNLVEKENKLKGVMDYNADLFEENTIQIIALRYSEILNEIVKNPLLRLDLINSELEVESNTVLDFDFDF is encoded by the coding sequence ATGAAACTTACGCTACCACAACAGGATGTATATTTTGAGCAATTATTATTGCCTAACGAACCTATCTACAATATTGGTGCTAAAATAGAAATTAAAGGTGCTGTAAATTTTGACATATTTAATAAGGCATACATTGCATTAATTAATCAACACGATGTTTACAGAGTAATTCTTGAAAAAGTTCAGGAAGATGTAACAACAAAAGTGTTGCAAGAGCATAATTCGCAATTAGGATTTGTTGATTTTTCGCAAAGTGAAAACCCTTTAGAAGAAGCTGTAAATTATATGCAAAAGGAGTTTCTGAAACCTTTTGATTTATTTAATGGAAACCTTTTACATGTCTTTACTTTGGTAAAAGTCGAAGAAGATTTTTACTATTTGTTTTCAGTTTATCACCATATAATAACAGACGGCTGGGGAACTTCATTAATGTTTCAAAGATTAGTTCAAAACTATAATGAGATTTTTAAATCCGGAAGTATTACATCAGATTATCCTTTTACCTATAAAGATTTTATGATAGATGATTTAGTTTATCAAAAGTCTGATACCTATGTTCATGATAAATTGTATTGGTACAATAGGTTTAATAATTTACCGGAAAATTTGTTTGAAAAAATCAATGATACAGCTCAAATTAACAAAAGTAACCGCAAAGAACTGATTGTAAAAAGAGCCGTATATAATCAGTTAAACAAATTATCTTCAAGCTATAAATGTTCTACTTTTAATGTAATTCTAGCTGCTTTATATATTTATTTTGGAAGAAAGCATCAGAATAATGATTTTGCGATAGGATTACCCGTTTTGAACCGAAGTAAATCGATATACAAAAAAACGGTTGGGCTTTTTATGGGAATTTCACCTTTAAGAATTCCAATGAATTTTGAAGCTACATTTGAAGATTTAATTGTTGAGATAAAAAATCAACTAAGAAAAGATTATCGCCACCAAAGGTTTCCGCTGGGTAAATTAATTCAGGAACTTAAGATTTTTAATGAAAAAGAAAGACTATTTAATATTACACTATCTTATGAAAAACAAAATTTTTCAGATGATTTTCATAATACAGAAACTCGGGTAATTCCATTAACCCATGAATCAGAACGTGTTGCATTGGCAATTTACATCAGAGAATTTGACGAATCCGAAGATGTAAAAATAGACTTTGATTATAACTTAAATTATTTCGATGATACAACAATTACAGCTGTTGTATCACATTTTGAAAATTTAATAAATGCAATACTGGCAAATCCGGATAACAAACTAAAAGAGTTTGATTACCTGACCGTAAAAGAAAAACAGCAATTATCGATAGGATTTAATGATACAAAGACAGACTATCCTAAAAATAAAACAACAATAGATTTATTTATAGAAAACGTCCTTCAAACTCCTGATAAAATAGCGATTAAAGATGATTTTAAATCCTATTCTTATTATGAGTTGAATAATTTATCCAATCAAATAGCCGAATATATTAACACCACTTCCTTAGAGCAGGACAAGTCACCAATTGCCGTTTTATTGGGGAGGTCGGCTAATTTAGTAGCAGTTTTATTGGGTATTTTAAAATCCGGTAGAGCTTACATTCCGTTAGATCCTAATTTTCCAACAGAAAGATTGGGTTATATTGTAGAGAATAGCCAAAGCAAAGTACTTATTTGCGAAAAAGAATATCGATTAGATGTTGCGGAAGCTGTTAAGATAATAACCCTCGAAAAGATATTAGAAAATATTGATAGCTGTAAAGGAATTTTAACCACTGCGTTATCACCTAAAGATACTGCCTATATAATTTACACATCCGGTTCAACAGGAAACCCAAAAGGAGTTGAAATAGGGCATGAGTCACTACTTAATTTTCTAATTAGTATCCGGCAAAAACCAGGTGTTTCGGCTACTGATACTTTGTTTTCTGTGACAACATATTCTTTTGATATTTCGATATTAGAATTTTTTGTGCCCCTAATATCCGGAGCTGTACTATACATTGCAAATCAAGAAGTATTGGCAGATCCATATTTGATTATCAAAAAGATAGAAGAGATACAGCCAACAATTCTTCAGGCAACACCAAGTTTTTACCAATTATTGTACAATGCCGATTGGCAGGGGAGTAAGCGTTTAAAATTGCTTTGTGGAGGTGATTTATTAAGTAAAGCACTAGCCGAAAAGTTAATTAATACAAACGCGGAGGTTTGGAATATGTATGGACCTACTGAAACCACGATCTGGTCAAGTATCAAAAAAATAGAACATCCGGAAGACGCATCAAATATTGGGAAACCTATAAACAATACACAGTTTTATATTTTAGACGAGTTTTTAAGCCTTAAGCCAATAGGAACCGCGGGAGCAATCTATATCGCAGGAGACGGACTCGCAAAAGGATATTATAAGAATGAAACTTTGACTAAGGAAAAGTTTATTCAAAATCCATTTGATACTGCAAGTTTGTGCTATGAAACCGGTGATGTAGGAAAGTGGAATAAAAATGGAGAAATTGAGTTTTTAGGTCGAAATGATAATCAGGTTAAAATTCGCGGATATAGAATTGAACTTGGCGATATAGAATCACAATTAAATAAAATCGAAGAAGTAAAAGCTTCAGTAGTAATTGCTAAAAAAGGAAATCAACAGGAATCTTTTTTGGTAGCTTATCTTTTAAAAGGTGAAGAAGAAATCGATCTTGAAAGGATTTTCGGGATATTAAAAACGAATCTTCCGTATTATATGATTCCAAATGCCATTATTCCCTTAGAGGAATTTCCGCTTACACCAAACCAAAAAGTAGATAGAAAAGCTTTATCGCAAAGAGATATTCAACAAAATTTTAAATTGAATGATTTTAAAGCGCCAAATTCTGATTTAGAAAAAAAACTATCGGAATATTGGAAAGAAGTATTAAACACCGATCAGCCAATAAGTGTAAACGATAATTTCTTTGTTCTTGGCGGGCATTCCTTAAATGCTATTAAATTGATTGGAATAATCATCAACCAACTTTCTTATGATATTAGTCTGAAAGCGATTTTTGATTATCCTACAATTGAGTCATTAGCGGCCTATCTGCAAGAGCTTAAACCCAATACAAAAATTACAATACCATTATCTGAACCTAAAGGTTTTTATAGGCTAACCTCACCTCAATATAATATTTGGTTAGCGTCTCAATTTCATAACGCTTCTGTAGCTTATAATATGACAGCAGCTTATAGTATTGAAGGGAATATAGACTTAGATAAAATTAGAAATGGAATAAATAGAATAATTAAGAAACATGAAATCTTAAGAACAAATTTTATTGAGATAGACGGTGTTCCTTATCAAAAAACGAATCCTTGGGAGGAGTACAAATTTTCAATTTCTGTTCATGAATTGAAAAAAGAAAAAATAGAAGAGACTATTAACCAACTTAGTAATTCTCCTTTTGATTTAGAAACAGATTTATTGGTAAGAGTTCAAATACTTCAAGCTGAGAAAGGTCAATTTATAATGCTCTTTTCTACGCATCATATTATAATGGATGGTTTATCATTGGAAATTTTTATTAAAGAATTTATTGAAAATTATAATAGTGACGCCCTGGATATTTCAGAAAAGAATCCTTTAAAAATTCAATTTAAAGATTACTCGGAATGGTTTAATAAAATAGCTGAAGATAATGCTCTTAAAAATGAGTTATTCTGGAAAAATTATCTTCAAAACTATCGACCTAAAGATACTTTTGACAAGGATTTTGATGGTAGATACGATCAGCAAAAAGCAGGTAAATATGGGTTTGAAATTACACCAAACATTACCTTAGGTTTAAAGAAAATAGCTCATGAGCAACAAGTCACTTTTTATACCCTTTTAGTGGCAGCCGTAAATATATTGATTTATAAATTTTCTGATCAAAATGATATTTGTATAGGAACCGTTAATTCCGGCAGAAATATCACAGAATTGAATAATCAAATTGGGATGTTTGTTAAGACACTTGTTTTGAGAACACAAATTAAGGCGGAACAGACTTTTGCGGATCTATTGAAAAGCACTCAGAATAATTTATTAGAGATTAATGATTATCAGGATGTTCCTTTTAATAAGTTCTCACAATCTATTTTTGATGTGATGTTTGTCTACCAAAGTCCAGAGTTTTCTTTTGAGAATATAGAAGAATTAAAGGGTTTAAAATTGAATTCTTATCCTGTAAATAACACGCACAGCAGGATGCCGCTTGTATTTAATCTGGTTGAAAAAGAGAATAAGCTGAAAGGTGTTATGGATTATAATGCCGATTTATTTGAAGAAAATACAATACAGATTATTGCTTTACGATACAGTGAAATTTTAAACGAAATTGTTAAAAATCCTTTGTTAAGGCTTGATTTAATAAATAGTGAATTAGAAGTAGAAAGCAATACAGTATTAGATTTTGATTTTGATTTCTAA
- a CDS encoding cyclic peptide export ABC transporter, whose protein sequence is MLKLKFKNILYIILYAIPNTVLSFGTLYIINNTISKKAEFLKGYMWIVFLAVIVYSYLLNIIFQKKLNEYIYHILYENEKNIFRKILSTPLITLLKHGSQRFYTAIEDIRVFASFSSIVTHTVNSVLMLLLCLTYMFWISFYSGLIVLGLIILIAAVFFVVIKTMAKKISILRKNNEHYYSYVNDVIKGFKELKVDTNKRKNLLNKHLIPNRDESKALDYEINFVFLSINLISQYGLYFVIGAILFLFPAFNLLSQDEVGSYVVILLFISGPINNLINMQNVYSQYLVSNGRIKKFLSDFENEEDIDNKENTIVKEYLAEEFKSIELKNIVFNYKSEESDKGFGLGPVNVKIEKGEVIFIIGGNGSGKSTFINILTGLYKPSEGEMILNNEHNTNKGTATQNLLAAVFTDNHIFSNNYDDYSLEKNKDYQELLKVMELDKVILDDNEDSARRHFSKGQSKRMSLIFALLENKPILILDEWAADQDPHFRKYFYENLVPKLKAEGKTIIAVTHDDAYFKHADRIIKFDYGQIVMDVKIEDKLLSTENLWYDKVEN, encoded by the coding sequence ATGCTAAAATTAAAATTTAAAAATATCCTTTATATAATTCTATATGCAATCCCTAACACAGTTTTAAGTTTTGGTACGCTTTATATCATTAACAATACAATTTCAAAAAAAGCCGAATTTTTAAAGGGATATATGTGGATTGTCTTTCTTGCTGTCATTGTATATTCCTATTTGCTGAACATAATTTTTCAAAAAAAGCTCAACGAATATATCTATCATATTTTATACGAGAATGAGAAAAATATTTTCAGGAAAATTCTAAGTACACCACTTATTACATTGCTAAAACATGGATCACAAAGATTCTATACCGCTATTGAGGATATCAGAGTATTTGCCTCATTTTCAAGTATTGTAACCCATACGGTCAACTCGGTATTAATGTTACTATTGTGTCTGACCTATATGTTCTGGATATCTTTTTATTCCGGATTAATTGTTTTAGGATTAATTATTTTGATAGCAGCCGTTTTTTTTGTTGTAATAAAAACAATGGCAAAAAAGATCTCAATATTGCGAAAAAACAATGAACATTATTACAGTTATGTAAACGATGTTATCAAGGGATTCAAAGAGTTGAAAGTTGATACCAACAAAAGAAAAAACTTATTGAATAAGCATCTGATCCCAAATAGAGATGAATCTAAAGCTTTGGATTACGAAATAAATTTTGTTTTTCTTTCTATCAATTTAATAAGCCAATACGGATTGTATTTTGTTATAGGTGCGATCTTGTTTTTATTTCCTGCTTTTAATCTCCTTTCACAGGATGAAGTAGGATCTTATGTAGTCATTTTACTTTTTATATCCGGGCCTATTAATAATTTAATAAACATGCAGAATGTCTATTCTCAATATTTAGTTTCTAACGGAAGGATTAAAAAGTTTTTAAGTGATTTTGAAAATGAAGAAGATATAGACAATAAAGAGAATACAATAGTAAAAGAGTATTTAGCAGAAGAATTCAAATCTATTGAGTTAAAAAATATTGTCTTTAATTATAAAAGTGAAGAATCAGATAAAGGTTTTGGTTTAGGGCCTGTAAATGTAAAAATTGAAAAAGGAGAAGTAATATTTATTATAGGCGGTAACGGAAGCGGTAAAAGTACATTCATTAATATTCTAACTGGATTGTACAAACCTTCAGAAGGTGAAATGATTTTAAATAACGAACATAACACGAATAAAGGTACAGCAACTCAAAATTTATTAGCAGCTGTTTTTACTGACAATCATATATTTTCTAACAATTATGACGACTATTCATTAGAGAAAAATAAAGATTATCAGGAGTTATTGAAAGTAATGGAGCTGGATAAAGTCATTTTAGATGATAATGAAGACTCTGCAAGACGTCATTTTTCTAAAGGACAAAGCAAAAGAATGTCATTGATTTTTGCTCTTCTGGAAAACAAACCAATTTTAATATTAGATGAATGGGCAGCAGATCAGGATCCTCATTTTAGAAAATACTTTTATGAGAACCTGGTTCCAAAATTAAAAGCAGAAGGAAAAACAATTATAGCTGTTACTCATGATGATGCCTACTTTAAGCACGCTGACAGGATTATCAAATTTGATTACGGACAAATTGTTATGGACGTTAAAATTGAAGACAAGCTTTTAAGCACTGAAAATTTATGGTACGATAAAGTTGAAAACTAA